The Nitrospira sp. KM1 genome includes a window with the following:
- a CDS encoding phytanoyl-CoA dioxygenase family protein, translating into MPGLRRTGHNSEESLFPPTLASYANWLQQALIWSILMFRWRCTMGINILFIDGDTDDHKYFVHRLKRIFPDDQILEAYSGNIGCEILRRERIDCLVLELDLPDMSGFQILANAVSAASAPKLPVIVLTRVANRDIWELAKKNGAYACLWKPCTTGDVLVTTIERGLAKLAPQGKETDSIPSHVGQRHLTAAEIEAFQRDGFLSVSNLTTPGDIVHLQRIIDPLFKSLGHPFGVIDHVLRIAPAIRETTAFQSCHRIAQQLGGMTNYASFDQALYKRPHELHGTRWHQDQAFRNRFFPMNTLHFWIPLQPVTAYNGCLHFIPGSHQKGLFPHYQIDAHDRYAITTDKVDISQAVPCPLSVGSATIHTPLTLHAALPNNTEDIRRAWALVFRPFGRLGALNPFPAVRQLFMKAKPPVADSYPL; encoded by the coding sequence ATGCCTGGGCTCAGAAGAACGGGCCATAATTCTGAAGAAAGTCTTTTTCCCCCTACTTTAGCGTCATACGCAAATTGGTTGCAGCAGGCCCTCATATGGTCGATACTGATGTTCCGGTGGAGGTGCACCATGGGGATAAACATATTGTTTATCGACGGGGACACCGACGACCACAAATACTTCGTTCATCGTCTAAAGCGAATCTTTCCTGACGACCAGATTCTCGAAGCCTACTCCGGGAACATCGGATGTGAGATTCTGCGGCGCGAGCGCATCGATTGTCTGGTGCTCGAGCTCGATCTGCCCGATATGTCGGGCTTCCAGATTCTGGCCAATGCGGTATCCGCTGCGAGTGCTCCCAAATTGCCAGTTATTGTACTTACCCGCGTCGCCAACCGCGACATCTGGGAACTCGCGAAAAAGAATGGTGCCTATGCTTGCTTGTGGAAACCCTGTACCACAGGGGATGTGCTCGTCACTACCATTGAAAGAGGCCTTGCGAAACTAGCCCCGCAAGGGAAAGAAACTGACTCCATCCCATCGCATGTTGGGCAACGACACCTCACTGCAGCAGAGATCGAAGCTTTCCAGCGTGACGGTTTTCTCAGCGTTTCCAATCTCACGACTCCTGGCGACATTGTCCACCTTCAGAGAATTATCGATCCATTGTTTAAGTCCTTGGGTCATCCATTTGGCGTCATCGATCATGTGCTAAGGATTGCTCCCGCCATTCGTGAGACTACTGCTTTTCAGTCCTGTCATCGCATTGCTCAGCAACTTGGGGGAATGACCAATTATGCCTCATTTGATCAGGCTCTTTATAAACGGCCCCATGAGCTGCATGGTACGCGCTGGCATCAGGATCAAGCCTTTCGCAACCGGTTTTTTCCTATGAACACCTTACATTTTTGGATTCCCCTGCAGCCTGTCACTGCATACAACGGCTGTCTCCACTTTATCCCTGGCAGCCATCAGAAGGGGTTGTTTCCTCATTATCAGATAGATGCTCATGATCGGTACGCAATCACAACTGACAAGGTGGATATCTCCCAAGCCGTCCCTTGTCCGCTGTCTGTTGGATCAGCGACCATCCACACGCCGTTGACGCTGCACGCAGCTCTCCCGAATAACACCGAGGATATCCGGCGCGCATGGGCCCTGGTGTTCAGGCCCTTTGGCAGGCTTGGTGCCCTTAACCCCTTCCCTGCTGTCAGGCAGCTCTTCATGAAAGCCAAGCCTCCTGTCGCAGACAGCTATCCCCTCTGA
- a CDS encoding Ig domain-containing protein gives MTSISKTTHLDDTHNERIMALSSPLAVTQRKHSLDQGGSCTACTPHVPAPGLRLLEGTERRNLRMEKNFMGSLRSITKMIAISPLLYATCLGISGCNDVSTGTPPAQPAQPGPLTILTVSPLPDGTVNVPYNVALAVSGGTPGYTWSLASDSPQAPAGLTLNSNGIISGTPTGIGGPVDLVIRVQDSTEGGSQAITKSLAISTRTAPSSLTIVTSSLPPGTINQPYATALGGNGGTTPYTWGLKPGSAPLPNGLTLSPSTGAIVGTPTVVSSETHTFTLTDATSLTIERGLQLSISAVSLQISTDSLPRGTAGQNYSAQLVAIGGTGGYTWGLSNSSPPLPSGLSLNTSSGLISGTPSTASDQTLVVTVTDQTLPTPQSVTKNLQLLIEGAVSAPVINPFALPAGTVNRAYPNIQLAATGGTGPYTWSVNPALPNGLTLNPSSGVISGIPLSGSNGTTTHTFTVRDSSSPVQQTSSSAPTQLTINAM, from the coding sequence ATGACGTCGATCTCGAAGACCACGCATTTGGATGACACGCACAATGAGCGGATTATGGCATTGAGCAGTCCACTGGCAGTCACACAGCGGAAGCATTCTCTCGATCAAGGCGGATCGTGCACGGCGTGTACTCCTCATGTTCCAGCTCCAGGTTTGAGACTCTTGGAGGGAACAGAGCGCCGGAATCTAAGAATGGAAAAGAATTTCATGGGAAGTCTTCGGTCAATCACCAAGATGATCGCCATAAGCCCCCTTCTATATGCAACTTGTCTTGGGATCTCCGGGTGTAATGACGTCTCCACTGGCACGCCCCCGGCCCAGCCGGCTCAGCCCGGTCCCCTGACCATCTTGACCGTCTCACCGCTTCCGGACGGGACTGTGAATGTTCCATACAACGTTGCCCTCGCGGTTTCCGGGGGTACACCCGGTTACACATGGAGTCTTGCGTCAGATTCCCCTCAGGCTCCCGCTGGCCTTACCTTGAACTCTAACGGAATTATCAGCGGAACACCCACGGGGATCGGAGGACCGGTCGATCTCGTCATTCGAGTCCAGGATTCCACGGAAGGCGGCTCGCAAGCCATTACCAAATCCCTGGCCATTTCCACCCGGACGGCACCTTCAAGCTTAACGATTGTGACCTCTTCACTCCCGCCTGGAACCATCAACCAACCATATGCGACGGCGCTAGGAGGAAACGGAGGAACGACACCGTACACATGGGGTTTGAAACCGGGCTCTGCTCCACTGCCGAACGGGCTCACTCTATCTCCTTCAACGGGTGCCATTGTCGGGACGCCTACGGTCGTCAGCAGCGAGACACACACCTTTACGTTGACCGATGCGACATCGCTGACTATTGAAAGAGGGCTCCAGCTATCAATCAGTGCGGTGTCCCTACAAATCAGCACGGATTCTTTGCCGCGGGGCACTGCTGGCCAAAACTATAGTGCCCAGCTCGTCGCGATCGGCGGGACGGGGGGGTACACATGGGGGCTGTCCAACAGTTCACCCCCGTTGCCCAGCGGATTGTCCCTCAATACATCATCAGGCCTCATCAGCGGGACGCCGAGCACGGCAAGCGATCAGACCCTAGTCGTAACGGTAACCGATCAGACGCTTCCCACTCCCCAAAGCGTCACAAAAAATCTGCAACTGCTCATAGAAGGCGCCGTCTCTGCGCCTGTTATTAATCCGTTTGCACTGCCCGCCGGTACTGTCAATCGGGCGTATCCCAATATCCAACTGGCGGCGACCGGTGGAACTGGCCCCTATACATGGTCCGTTAATCCTGCACTTCCTAACGGTCTCACTCTCAATCCTTCTTCGGGTGTGATCAGCGGCATTCCACTCTCCGGAAGCAACGGGACGACCACTCATACCTTTACCGTGCGAGATTCCAGCTCCCCCGTGCAGCAGACAAGCTCATCCGCCCCTACACAATTGACCATTAATGCCATGTAG
- a CDS encoding shikimate dehydrogenase, which translates to MDANVNTQFCGIIGNPVEHSLSPAIHNAAFQKLGLNMVYLAWRVESIKEALQGLRALGNFRGASVTIPHKVAAMPFLDHVDPTARHIGAINTIVSDGGMLTGYNTDATGALHALNRQGISTKNETVTLLGSGGAARAIAFALTMGAQVGRLYLLGIEEKERVTLADDVRSKTSTNVIDAYLDEAVLIRILPETRVLIHCTPVGMTPKVGKTCVPPQLLHPNLTVMDIVYNPRETQLLRDARHAGCRTVEGLDMFLYQAVAQFELWTGRSAPADVMRAVLESRFT; encoded by the coding sequence ATGGATGCCAACGTCAATACTCAGTTCTGCGGAATCATCGGTAATCCAGTGGAGCATTCGCTTTCACCCGCGATCCACAACGCGGCGTTTCAAAAACTCGGTCTGAACATGGTGTATCTGGCCTGGCGGGTTGAGTCGATCAAAGAGGCTCTTCAGGGTCTTCGGGCATTGGGCAATTTTCGCGGGGCCAGTGTGACGATCCCACACAAGGTCGCCGCCATGCCGTTCCTGGATCACGTCGATCCGACCGCGCGTCATATCGGCGCGATCAACACGATCGTTTCGGACGGTGGGATGCTGACCGGCTACAATACCGATGCAACTGGGGCGTTACATGCGTTGAACCGGCAGGGGATATCGACCAAAAACGAAACGGTGACACTGTTGGGTTCGGGAGGCGCTGCGCGGGCCATCGCGTTTGCGTTGACGATGGGGGCACAGGTCGGCCGCCTGTATCTTCTGGGAATCGAGGAAAAAGAACGGGTGACATTGGCGGACGATGTCAGATCCAAAACGTCCACGAACGTGATCGATGCGTATCTCGACGAGGCGGTGCTCATACGCATCCTGCCCGAGACACGGGTCCTGATTCATTGCACGCCGGTCGGCATGACGCCCAAAGTTGGAAAGACGTGCGTGCCGCCGCAGTTGCTGCACCCAAACCTCACCGTTATGGACATCGTCTATAATCCCCGCGAGACGCAATTGTTAAGAGATGCGCGTCATGCTGGATGCCGGACTGTCGAAGGTTTGGATATGTTCCTCTATCAGGCAGTTGCCCAGTTTGAATTGTGGACGGGCCGCTCCGCTCCGGCCGATGTCATGCGCGCGGTATTGGAGTCGAGATTCACATGA
- a CDS encoding MFS transporter, with product MIRTRDFGLLWWGQVTSQVGEGLNKVALLWFVYELTGSALMLAVVGLLQTIPPLVFGPVIGVYLDRLPKKIVMVWVDLIRTVLTLLIPALYGLDLLSLEGLFVLIFLTSMVSTVFGPALSSAVPLLVRRRELVSANALIQSTNNIGTLLGPAVSGILIALIGAQHVLYVNAVTFFISALCLIPIRSDEKVGAREAASTSSILNDLAIGFRFVFRDHSTVFVLVIISALYNLGASAFVFVLPVYAKESLHVGPVQLGWLWSALGVGMLGASSWLAMRRNNDVRSRMQILVGGTTVGGMAVCSLSLLESPLIAGGFVIMVGAGAAVLNPVVWALLQEITPEHLMGRVFTTFSTGSMAAAMVGMSSFGWIADAIGPAASLIGLGLVLLLTACVAARFPRQSLGTPTVRTHAAAA from the coding sequence TTGATCAGGACTCGCGATTTTGGTTTGCTCTGGTGGGGACAAGTCACGTCTCAGGTTGGAGAGGGTCTTAATAAGGTTGCACTATTGTGGTTTGTCTATGAGCTGACCGGATCAGCGCTCATGCTCGCTGTGGTCGGCTTGCTTCAGACGATCCCGCCGTTGGTCTTTGGCCCCGTCATCGGTGTGTACTTGGACCGCCTTCCCAAGAAAATCGTGATGGTATGGGTGGATTTGATCCGAACCGTGCTCACACTGCTGATACCGGCACTGTATGGACTGGACTTGCTCAGCCTAGAGGGTTTGTTCGTGCTGATCTTCTTAACGTCCATGGTGTCCACGGTGTTCGGCCCCGCACTGAGTTCTGCGGTCCCTCTCTTGGTGCGGCGCCGTGAACTCGTATCCGCGAATGCATTGATACAAAGCACGAATAACATCGGGACATTGCTCGGACCCGCCGTCAGCGGTATCTTAATCGCGCTGATAGGGGCCCAGCATGTACTCTATGTAAACGCGGTCACGTTCTTTATCTCTGCTCTCTGCCTCATACCAATCCGGAGCGACGAGAAGGTCGGGGCGCGGGAAGCCGCCTCGACGTCTTCCATTTTGAACGATCTCGCTATCGGTTTCCGATTCGTCTTCCGCGACCATTCGACCGTCTTCGTCCTGGTCATTATTTCCGCTCTTTACAATCTCGGGGCGAGCGCATTCGTGTTTGTTCTGCCGGTCTATGCGAAAGAGTCCCTGCACGTCGGCCCGGTTCAGCTTGGATGGCTCTGGTCTGCGCTGGGAGTAGGCATGCTTGGCGCATCCTCATGGTTGGCCATGCGTAGAAATAACGATGTGCGGAGCCGGATGCAGATTCTCGTCGGCGGCACGACGGTGGGCGGAATGGCCGTTTGCAGCCTAAGCCTGCTAGAATCACCGCTGATCGCAGGCGGCTTCGTAATCATGGTTGGAGCCGGTGCCGCAGTTCTAAATCCGGTCGTATGGGCATTACTACAGGAAATTACCCCTGAGCATCTGATGGGCCGAGTCTTTACAACCTTCAGCACCGGTTCCATGGCGGCAGCGATGGTAGGGATGTCGAGCTTCGGCTGGATAGCAGATGCGATCGGGCCTGCCGCGAGCCTTATTGGGCTCGGCTTGGTCCTCCTGTTAACGGCTTGCGTGGCAGCCCGTTTCCCGCGACAATCTCTTGGCACTCCAACCGTACGGACGCACGCGGCAGCAGCCTGA
- a CDS encoding SDR family NAD(P)-dependent oxidoreductase has product MKQRMAGKVAIVTGGNAGIGEAVAKLFAQEGASVVITGRRQGELDRVVEAIAHAKGKAISVAGSVTDEAHARETTRRTLETYGRIDALVNNAGIGDFGKRLHEVDDATWSHVLDVNVTGVFRMTRAVLPQMLKQRSGSIVNVSSIASLVGIPLLPAYAASKGALDALTRAMAIDYATDGIRCNVITPGLTETPMAAPLMANPSQLNPILDNYPIRRTGKPEEIAHMVLYLSCDESTWVTGSTLRIDGGMTAR; this is encoded by the coding sequence GTGAAACAGCGAATGGCCGGCAAGGTCGCGATTGTGACAGGAGGAAACGCCGGCATCGGCGAAGCCGTGGCCAAGCTGTTCGCGCAGGAAGGTGCATCGGTGGTGATCACCGGCCGCCGGCAGGGTGAACTGGACCGCGTCGTCGAAGCCATTGCACATGCCAAGGGAAAGGCTATCTCGGTCGCCGGGTCCGTTACCGACGAAGCGCATGCCCGCGAGACGACGCGACGGACGCTGGAGACGTACGGGAGAATCGACGCGCTGGTGAACAATGCCGGCATCGGAGATTTTGGGAAGCGGCTTCATGAAGTGGATGATGCCACCTGGTCTCACGTGCTCGACGTCAACGTGACCGGAGTCTTTCGGATGACCAGAGCCGTGCTGCCGCAGATGCTGAAACAGCGAAGCGGCTCGATCGTCAATGTATCCTCTATTGCCAGCCTGGTCGGAATTCCATTGCTGCCGGCTTATGCCGCCTCGAAAGGCGCCCTGGACGCGTTGACCCGCGCGATGGCGATCGACTATGCAACAGACGGCATCCGATGCAACGTCATCACGCCGGGTCTGACCGAAACGCCGATGGCTGCTCCTTTGATGGCAAATCCGAGCCAGCTGAATCCGATTCTCGACAACTATCCGATCAGGCGTACGGGCAAACCCGAAGAGATCGCGCACATGGTCCTCTATCTGTCATGTGATGAGTCGACCTGGGTCACCGGCAGTACGTTGAGAATCGATGGGGGCATGACCGCACGCTGA
- a CDS encoding MFS transporter has translation MSRLALLWFVYSVTGSALKTSIIGLLQTLPPIVLGPLIGVTVDRLPKKAILIGSDVARALLIGVIPCALSVEFFTVEMLYLLVFLYGIATAMFVPALSSSVPFLVDRPRFTAANALLQSTTSIGIIIGPALSGAGIAFSGSQDVLCINAVTYLASALCLIPIRFPDTSRGARTRMHWATALLGDMTEGLRYSLFTQRTILILILLASLYTFGTGAFTTLFPVFGKKMLGVGPIEIGYIWSCLGIGLLVASLWLVFLTKWRIRMRVRAVAISSMIATAALWGLLWSRDLPVAMLLMGIIGIGFGTWTPIAWGLIQEIAPAEMVGRVMAIYTAIATATSMAGMTFFGWLTEQFDEYISVGGIGLVLFVLGVATLWFSGRVIVNPHQAETVNA, from the coding sequence GTGAGCCGGCTCGCACTGTTGTGGTTTGTGTATTCGGTCACCGGTTCGGCATTGAAGACCAGCATCATCGGATTACTTCAGACTCTCCCGCCCATCGTGCTGGGCCCCTTGATCGGCGTCACCGTCGATCGCCTTCCGAAGAAAGCCATCCTGATCGGCAGCGACGTGGCGCGCGCGCTGTTGATCGGCGTCATCCCCTGTGCATTGTCGGTCGAATTCTTCACTGTCGAGATGCTGTACTTGCTCGTCTTTCTGTACGGGATTGCCACAGCGATGTTCGTGCCGGCCTTGTCCTCCTCGGTTCCGTTTCTCGTCGATCGTCCACGCTTCACCGCGGCCAATGCATTGCTTCAAAGCACCACAAGCATCGGCATCATCATCGGACCTGCGTTAAGCGGCGCAGGCATCGCTTTTTCGGGATCGCAGGACGTGCTCTGCATCAATGCGGTGACCTATCTCGCCTCGGCGCTCTGTCTGATACCAATCCGGTTTCCTGATACGTCACGCGGCGCTCGTACGCGAATGCACTGGGCGACCGCCTTGCTGGGCGACATGACGGAAGGGCTCCGCTACTCCCTCTTCACGCAGCGGACTATCTTGATACTCATTCTGTTGGCCTCGCTGTACACCTTTGGAACAGGCGCGTTCACCACACTGTTCCCGGTATTCGGCAAAAAGATGCTCGGCGTAGGACCGATCGAGATTGGCTATATCTGGTCCTGTCTTGGAATCGGTCTGCTTGTGGCCTCATTGTGGCTCGTCTTTTTGACAAAATGGCGCATCCGCATGCGTGTCCGGGCAGTGGCAATTTCGAGCATGATCGCCACCGCAGCACTCTGGGGACTACTCTGGTCCCGAGATCTGCCAGTTGCGATGCTGCTTATGGGCATCATCGGGATTGGCTTCGGAACGTGGACACCGATCGCGTGGGGTTTGATTCAAGAAATTGCCCCGGCCGAGATGGTGGGGCGCGTCATGGCCATCTACACGGCAATCGCAACAGCGACGTCGATGGCTGGCATGACGTTCTTCGGCTGGCTGACAGAACAATTCGACGAATACATCAGTGTGGGCGGAATTGGCTTGGTGCTGTTCGTTTTGGGTGTGGCGACTCTCTGGTTCAGCGGCCGCGTGATCGTGAACCCTCATCAGGCGGAAACCGTCAACGCCTGA
- the ybaL gene encoding YbaL family putative K(+) efflux transporter: METHHLIPMLVGAFVTAFVFGMAAKRMGIAPLVGFLLAGIVIGPFTPGFVADSGLAQELADVGVILLMFGVGLHISIKDLWGVRKIAVPGAVVQILSATILGWALAHYGLGWTHGAAVMFGLALSTASTVVLLRALEDRHLVNSQEGRIAVGWLVVEDIAMVVLLLIVPALAGALNATGGGSPSLASLAAAVATTLVKMGVFVALMIVIGKRFIPWALHRVAQTGSRELFTLAILSIALGLAFGSAALFNVSFALGAFFAGLILNESELSHRAAADTLPLRDAFAVLFFVSVGILFDPRILITHPWAVAATLLIIVLGKSSASWLIVLMFGYSKRIALTISASLAQIGEFAFMLAQLGVTLGVLSSQGRDVILAGAILSIMMNPFLFALLSRLQPQVSTSASELERDGIEKGHVVLIGHGRVGQIVSAALRGANRSVVVIETDASIVARLNTDGMPAILGQASEAGVLETAGLSDAGLLISAIPNVFEAGHAIERARSLNPSLSIVARAHSDAEVEYLTKHGAQRVIMGEREIARRMIEYVMLGFEPLSRGAEQ, translated from the coding sequence ATGGAAACTCACCATCTCATTCCCATGCTCGTCGGAGCGTTTGTCACGGCCTTTGTCTTCGGAATGGCCGCCAAACGTATGGGCATTGCCCCGCTTGTCGGTTTTTTGCTTGCGGGCATCGTGATCGGACCCTTCACACCCGGTTTTGTCGCGGATTCCGGATTGGCCCAAGAACTCGCTGACGTCGGCGTGATTCTTCTGATGTTCGGCGTCGGCCTGCATATTTCCATCAAGGACCTCTGGGGCGTAAGGAAAATTGCGGTGCCAGGAGCTGTGGTCCAAATTCTCAGCGCCACCATTCTGGGTTGGGCGCTCGCCCATTACGGATTGGGGTGGACTCACGGGGCGGCGGTCATGTTCGGACTTGCACTGTCCACTGCCAGTACAGTCGTGCTCCTGCGCGCACTCGAAGACAGACATTTGGTGAACTCCCAAGAAGGGCGCATTGCGGTGGGATGGCTCGTCGTCGAAGACATCGCCATGGTCGTCTTGTTGCTCATCGTGCCGGCTCTGGCAGGCGCACTCAACGCCACGGGCGGAGGATCTCCGTCATTGGCATCACTCGCCGCTGCGGTTGCGACCACGCTCGTCAAGATGGGCGTATTTGTCGCGCTGATGATCGTCATCGGCAAACGATTCATCCCTTGGGCGCTGCATCGCGTCGCGCAGACTGGTTCACGCGAATTGTTCACGCTGGCCATTCTCAGCATCGCCCTCGGTCTTGCGTTCGGCTCCGCAGCGCTGTTCAACGTATCCTTCGCACTTGGCGCATTTTTTGCTGGCCTTATCCTCAACGAATCCGAACTCAGTCACCGGGCGGCGGCCGACACCCTTCCGCTCCGAGATGCGTTTGCGGTGTTATTCTTCGTATCCGTCGGGATTCTCTTTGATCCGCGAATCCTCATCACCCATCCCTGGGCAGTGGCGGCCACGCTCCTCATTATCGTCCTCGGCAAGTCGTCGGCCTCATGGTTAATCGTGCTGATGTTTGGCTATTCCAAACGGATTGCGCTGACGATTTCTGCCAGCCTGGCTCAGATTGGAGAGTTTGCCTTTATGCTCGCGCAACTCGGCGTGACGCTCGGCGTGCTGTCGTCCCAAGGACGAGATGTGATTTTGGCAGGCGCAATTTTGTCCATCATGATGAACCCCTTCCTGTTTGCCCTGCTGTCTCGCCTTCAACCCCAGGTTTCCACATCTGCCTCTGAACTGGAACGAGACGGCATCGAGAAAGGCCACGTCGTCCTGATCGGGCATGGGCGTGTCGGTCAGATCGTGAGCGCTGCTCTACGAGGAGCAAATCGATCCGTGGTCGTCATCGAAACCGATGCCTCCATCGTCGCTCGCCTTAATACTGACGGAATGCCGGCGATTCTCGGCCAAGCGAGTGAGGCAGGGGTGTTGGAGACAGCCGGCCTTTCTGATGCCGGCCTCCTGATCAGTGCCATCCCCAATGTGTTTGAAGCCGGACACGCAATCGAGCGAGCCCGATCACTGAATCCATCGCTATCGATTGTGGCACGCGCGCACTCCGACGCCGAAGTCGAATATCTCACGAAGCACGGCGCCCAACGAGTCATTATGGGAGAACGAGAAATCGCTCGAAGAATGATTGAGTACGTGATGCTGGGATTTGAGCCACTCAGCAGAGGCGCCGAGCAATGA
- a CDS encoding PAS domain-containing methyl-accepting chemotaxis protein, producing MWNRTSSVNDLKGKAEAIDKVQAIIEFNLDGTILTANANFLQTLGYTLNEVKGRHHRMFCDPTYVSSHEYVAFWEKLNRGEFDTGVYRRLGKGGKEVWIQASYNPIKGARGKVYKVVKFATDITAQKRAQVELESCMAEAQHSLAALAQGDLTLPMQGTYQGDLQKLQVSVNTALTNLSHTMVAVKVAVDVVAAGSEQITKGNEHLSQRTTEQASALEQTSASIEEMTSTVRRNADNSKQASQLAVASQNVANQGGAITKKAVAAMGEINESSKKIADIITVIDEIAFQTNLLALNAAVEAARAGEHGRGFAVVASEVRNLAQRSATAAKEIKGLINESIQRVADGTQLVNQSGTTLDEVMSSVKRVTDIIEEITAASQQQATGIDQVNKAIAQIDETTQQNAALVEETTAASQSMKDQAQELTRQVEQFKVHQVKSNHATRLAGNWDQPEVLRKAVA from the coding sequence ATGTGGAACCGTACGAGTAGTGTTAATGATCTAAAGGGAAAGGCTGAAGCGATCGACAAGGTCCAGGCAATCATCGAGTTCAACCTTGATGGCACCATACTGACCGCCAATGCCAACTTCTTACAAACCTTGGGCTATACCCTTAACGAGGTGAAAGGGCGACATCATCGCATGTTCTGCGATCCCACTTATGTCAGCAGTCACGAATACGTCGCGTTCTGGGAGAAGCTGAATCGAGGGGAGTTCGACACAGGCGTGTATCGTCGCCTTGGCAAGGGTGGTAAGGAAGTGTGGATCCAAGCGTCATATAACCCGATCAAAGGCGCGCGTGGGAAGGTCTATAAGGTCGTCAAATTTGCGACGGACATTACGGCTCAGAAAAGGGCGCAAGTTGAGTTGGAGTCCTGCATGGCCGAAGCGCAACACTCACTCGCGGCCTTGGCACAAGGCGATCTCACGCTACCCATGCAAGGGACCTATCAAGGTGATCTGCAGAAACTCCAAGTGAGCGTCAATACGGCGCTGACCAATCTCAGCCACACAATGGTGGCAGTGAAAGTCGCCGTTGATGTCGTGGCTGCGGGATCCGAACAGATCACCAAAGGCAACGAACATCTCTCGCAGCGGACCACGGAGCAAGCATCGGCGCTGGAACAAACGTCGGCTTCTATTGAGGAGATGACCTCGACAGTCAGACGCAATGCCGATAATTCCAAACAGGCCAGTCAACTGGCAGTCGCCTCTCAGAATGTTGCCAACCAAGGTGGCGCGATCACAAAGAAAGCCGTCGCAGCCATGGGCGAAATCAATGAAAGCAGTAAGAAAATCGCTGATATTATTACGGTCATCGATGAAATCGCCTTCCAAACCAACTTGTTGGCGCTCAATGCAGCTGTAGAGGCGGCTCGAGCGGGAGAACATGGAAGGGGATTCGCGGTAGTGGCTTCTGAGGTCAGGAATCTCGCGCAACGGTCCGCGACGGCCGCGAAGGAAATCAAAGGTCTCATCAATGAATCGATCCAGCGAGTGGCAGACGGTACCCAGCTGGTCAATCAATCAGGGACGACTCTGGATGAGGTCATGAGCTCGGTCAAGCGTGTCACGGATATCATTGAAGAGATCACCGCGGCCTCACAGCAACAGGCGACGGGCATCGATCAGGTCAACAAAGCCATCGCGCAGATCGATGAGACCACGCAACAGAATGCTGCGCTGGTTGAAGAGACGACCGCGGCGAGCCAATCCATGAAAGACCAGGCTCAGGAGTTGACCCGTCAAGTCGAACAATTCAAAGTCCATCAGGTGAAATCGAATCACGCCACCCGCTTGGCGGGTAACTGGGACCAGCCTGAGGTACTGAGGAAGGCAGTCGCCTAA
- a CDS encoding shikimate kinase: MNIVLIGYRGTGKSTVGRLLATQLGRTLISTDQEIVKRTGQSIPDLVAAHGWEHFRDVESEVCQEVGVREHLVIDTGGGAILRPQNVDVLKSKGRLFWMTASVDTISARIGGDTQRPSLTGTRSFVDEIADVLRERTPRYQAAADVTISTDGISPSDLTVTILNHLGMA, from the coding sequence ATGAACATCGTGCTCATCGGCTACCGGGGCACCGGCAAGAGTACAGTCGGCCGATTGCTCGCCACACAACTCGGCCGCACGCTCATCTCAACCGACCAGGAAATCGTCAAGCGGACCGGACAATCCATCCCCGACCTGGTAGCGGCGCACGGATGGGAGCACTTCCGAGATGTGGAATCGGAAGTCTGCCAGGAAGTCGGTGTGCGGGAGCATCTTGTGATCGATACAGGCGGCGGCGCGATCCTCAGACCTCAGAACGTCGACGTGCTGAAATCCAAAGGACGGCTGTTCTGGATGACCGCCTCGGTCGACACGATCAGCGCCCGCATCGGCGGCGATACCCAGCGGCCGTCTCTGACGGGAACCCGGTCGTTCGTCGATGAAATTGCCGATGTGCTTCGGGAGCGGACACCTCGCTACCAGGCTGCCGCCGACGTGACTATTTCGACCGATGGCATATCGCCCAGCGACCTCACCGTTACCATTCTCAATCATCTGGGAATGGCGTAG